A region from the Salvia splendens isolate huo1 chromosome 15, SspV2, whole genome shotgun sequence genome encodes:
- the LOC121768356 gene encoding translation initiation factor eIF-2B subunit epsilon-like isoform X3, protein MVAKKGSRGGTAGDDAGEELSRDPLQAILLADSFATLFRPITLERSKVLLPLVNAPMIEYTLVWLESAGVEEVFVFCCAHSKQVIEYLEKSNWLNQPNFSVSTIESYNAMSAGDALRLIYEKNVVHGDFVLVTGDTVSNMPLTQALKEHKERKKRDSNAVMTMVIKQSKPSPITHQSRLGTEELFMAIDPETKELLYYEDKADTSKGTLTLDRTMLLDRSSISFHNDKQDCYIDICSPEVLSLFTDNFDYQHLRRHFVKGLLVDDLMGYKIFTHEIHSSYAARVENYRSYDTISKDIIQRWTYPLVPDIQFLQNSLTKLERRGTYRASDVGLSRSAKMGPFTVIGSRTTIGKHSEVSNSVIGEDCVIGSNVSIDGCYIWNKVNIEDGCRLKHAIVCDGVTMKSGAVLEAGVVLSFKVIIGQNFVVPAYSKVSLLQQPVRQDSDEELEYADNSSGNIEITSVPNTTDVLEEELRTEVSDLQIQAASEVGGAGFIWSFGEKGLEEEWRHSVAPISADRLLEIIKSATDELDTSNEESNILPPSGELGLDSGNESDDGRDDHAHFEREVEATFLRAIHENVEEDHIIIEVNSLRLSYNMASTDCAGALFYAMMKYAVDTPHDSAGELLKITNGVIGKWEKLLKYYLPSLDEEIEVILKFEEMCLESTKEYANLFSQTFCKKMVYYAGNRKRNRQMSRIRFS, encoded by the exons ATGGTGGCGAAGAAAGGGAGCAGGGGAGGAACGGCAGGCGATGATGCAGGTGAGGAACTGTCACGCGATCCCCTGCAGGCCATCCTCTTGGCCGATAGCTTCGCCACTCTCTTCCGCCCTATCACTCTCGAACGCTCTAAG GTACTGCTACCACTGGTGAATGCGCCTATGATTGAGTATACCTTGGTGTGGCTTGAATCGGCTGGAGTTGAGGAGGTTTTTGTGTTTTGCTGTGCTCATTCCAAGCAAGTGATTGAATATTTGGAAAAATCCAACTGGCTCAATCAGCCAAACTTTTCGGTTTCTACAATAGAGTCTTACAACGCCATGAGTGCTGGAGATGCTCTACGGTTGATATATGAGAAGAATGTG GTACATGGAGATTTTGTTCTTGTAACTGGGGATACTGTGAGCAACATGCCACTAACCCAGGCGCTTAAAGAACacaaagagagaaagaaaagagatAGCAATGCAGTAATGACTATGGTAATCAAACAGTCAAAGCCGTCTCCAATAACACATCAATCTCGTCTTGGAACAGAGGAGCTGTTTATGGCAATTGACCCTGAAACGAAAGAGCTCTTATATTATGAGGATAAGGCTGATACTTCAAAAGGGACTCTCACTCTGGACAGGACTATGTTGCTCGATCGTTCTTCTATATCTTTTCACAATGATAAGCAG GATTGCTATATTGACATATGTTCTCCAGAGGTTCTGAGTCTTTTCACTGACAATTTTGACTACCAGCATTTACGCCGTCATTTTGTCAAGGGGTTACTTGTTGATGAT CTTATGGGTTATAAAATTTTCACCCATGAAATTCATTCAAGTTATGCAGCAAGGGTGGAGAACTATAGGAGCTATGATACTATTAGTAAAGATATAATACAGAGGTGGACTTACCCCTTGGTTCCTGACATTCAGTTTCTTCAGAATAGTCTGACAAAACTTGAAAGACGTGGAACTTATCGTGCTTCAG ATGTAGGTCTCTCACGTTCTGCCAAAATGGGCCCCTTTACTGTTATTGGAAGTCGCACCACTATTGGAAAGCACTCAGAAGTTTCCAATTCTGTCATTGGTGAAGACTGTGTAATTGGATCAAATGTTTCAATTGATGGATGTTACATTTGGAATAAGGTGAACATTGAGGATGGCTGTAGATTAAAGCATGCAATAGTGTGTGATGGGGTGACCATGAAGTCTGGAGCGGTCCTTGAAGCTGGTGTCGTATTATCTTTCAAG GTCATAATTGGGCAAAATTTTGTTGTGCCTGCTTACTCTAAGGTTTCTCTACTCCAACAGCCTGTCAGACAAGACAGTGATGAAGAGCTGGAATATGCTGATAATAGTAGTGGGAACATAGAAATCACAT CAGTACCTAATACTACTGATGTGTTGGAGGAGGAGTTGAGGACTGAGGTATCTGATTTGCAAATTCAGGCTGCATCTGAG GTTGGTGGGGCTGGTTTTATCTGGTCATTTGGTGAAAAAGGCCTTGAAGAAGAATGGAGGCATTCAGTGGCGCCGATTTCTGCAGATCGACTTCTTGAAATAATCAAATCTGCGACCGATGAACTGGATACATCAAACGAAGAAAGCAACATTCTTCCACCTTCAGGAGAATTGGGACTTGATTCTGGTAATGAATCTGATGATGGTAGAGATGATCATGCTCATTTTGAAAGAGAG GTTGAAGCAACTTTTCTAAGGGCTATACATGAAAATGTAGAAGAAGACCATATAATAATAGAAGTTAACTCGCTGAG GCTGTCATACAATATGGCTTCTACTGATTGTGCTGGCGCTTTGTTCTATGCTATGATGAAGTATGCCGTGGACACTCCACATGATTCTGCAG GAGAACTACTTAAAATTACTAATGGTGTGATTGGAAAATGGGAAAAGCTTTTGAAGTACTATCTGCCAAGCTTAGATGAAGAG ATTGAGGTGATACTGAAATTTGAAGAAATGTGTTTAGAGTCTACAAAAGAATATGCAAATCTATTTTCCCAG ACATTTTGCAAGAAGATGGTATACTACGCTGGGAATCGGAAAAGGAACAGGCAGATGAGTCGGATAAGGTTTTCGTGA
- the LOC121768356 gene encoding translation initiation factor eIF-2B subunit epsilon-like isoform X1, with the protein MVAKKGSRGGTAGDDAGEELSRDPLQAILLADSFATLFRPITLERSKVLLPLVNAPMIEYTLVWLESAGVEEVFVFCCAHSKQVIEYLEKSNWLNQPNFSVSTIESYNAMSAGDALRLIYEKNVVHGDFVLVTGDTVSNMPLTQALKEHKERKKRDSNAVMTMVIKQSKPSPITHQSRLGTEELFMAIDPETKELLYYEDKADTSKGTLTLDRTMLLDRSSISFHNDKQDCYIDICSPEVLSLFTDNFDYQHLRRHFVKGLLVDDLMGYKIFTHEIHSSYAARVENYRSYDTISKDIIQRWTYPLVPDIQFLQNSLTKLERRGTYRASDVGLSRSAKMGPFTVIGSRTTIGKHSEVSNSVIGEDCVIGSNVSIDGCYIWNKVNIEDGCRLKHAIVCDGVTMKSGAVLEAGVVLSFKVIIGQNFVVPAYSKVSLLQQPVRQDSDEELEYADNSSGNIEITSVPNTTDVLEEELRTEVSDLQIQAASEVGGAGFIWSFGEKGLEEEWRHSVAPISADRLLEIIKSATDELDTSNEESNILPPSGELGLDSGNESDDGRDDHAHFEREVEATFLRAIHENVEEDHIIIEVNSLRLSYNMASTDCAGALFYAMMKYAVDTPHDSAGELLKITNGVIGKWEKLLKYYLPSLDEEIEVILKFEEMCLESTKEYANLFSQILHLLYDKDILQEDGILRWESEKEQADESDKVFVKKAEKFLQWLKDASEEED; encoded by the exons ATGGTGGCGAAGAAAGGGAGCAGGGGAGGAACGGCAGGCGATGATGCAGGTGAGGAACTGTCACGCGATCCCCTGCAGGCCATCCTCTTGGCCGATAGCTTCGCCACTCTCTTCCGCCCTATCACTCTCGAACGCTCTAAG GTACTGCTACCACTGGTGAATGCGCCTATGATTGAGTATACCTTGGTGTGGCTTGAATCGGCTGGAGTTGAGGAGGTTTTTGTGTTTTGCTGTGCTCATTCCAAGCAAGTGATTGAATATTTGGAAAAATCCAACTGGCTCAATCAGCCAAACTTTTCGGTTTCTACAATAGAGTCTTACAACGCCATGAGTGCTGGAGATGCTCTACGGTTGATATATGAGAAGAATGTG GTACATGGAGATTTTGTTCTTGTAACTGGGGATACTGTGAGCAACATGCCACTAACCCAGGCGCTTAAAGAACacaaagagagaaagaaaagagatAGCAATGCAGTAATGACTATGGTAATCAAACAGTCAAAGCCGTCTCCAATAACACATCAATCTCGTCTTGGAACAGAGGAGCTGTTTATGGCAATTGACCCTGAAACGAAAGAGCTCTTATATTATGAGGATAAGGCTGATACTTCAAAAGGGACTCTCACTCTGGACAGGACTATGTTGCTCGATCGTTCTTCTATATCTTTTCACAATGATAAGCAG GATTGCTATATTGACATATGTTCTCCAGAGGTTCTGAGTCTTTTCACTGACAATTTTGACTACCAGCATTTACGCCGTCATTTTGTCAAGGGGTTACTTGTTGATGAT CTTATGGGTTATAAAATTTTCACCCATGAAATTCATTCAAGTTATGCAGCAAGGGTGGAGAACTATAGGAGCTATGATACTATTAGTAAAGATATAATACAGAGGTGGACTTACCCCTTGGTTCCTGACATTCAGTTTCTTCAGAATAGTCTGACAAAACTTGAAAGACGTGGAACTTATCGTGCTTCAG ATGTAGGTCTCTCACGTTCTGCCAAAATGGGCCCCTTTACTGTTATTGGAAGTCGCACCACTATTGGAAAGCACTCAGAAGTTTCCAATTCTGTCATTGGTGAAGACTGTGTAATTGGATCAAATGTTTCAATTGATGGATGTTACATTTGGAATAAGGTGAACATTGAGGATGGCTGTAGATTAAAGCATGCAATAGTGTGTGATGGGGTGACCATGAAGTCTGGAGCGGTCCTTGAAGCTGGTGTCGTATTATCTTTCAAG GTCATAATTGGGCAAAATTTTGTTGTGCCTGCTTACTCTAAGGTTTCTCTACTCCAACAGCCTGTCAGACAAGACAGTGATGAAGAGCTGGAATATGCTGATAATAGTAGTGGGAACATAGAAATCACAT CAGTACCTAATACTACTGATGTGTTGGAGGAGGAGTTGAGGACTGAGGTATCTGATTTGCAAATTCAGGCTGCATCTGAG GTTGGTGGGGCTGGTTTTATCTGGTCATTTGGTGAAAAAGGCCTTGAAGAAGAATGGAGGCATTCAGTGGCGCCGATTTCTGCAGATCGACTTCTTGAAATAATCAAATCTGCGACCGATGAACTGGATACATCAAACGAAGAAAGCAACATTCTTCCACCTTCAGGAGAATTGGGACTTGATTCTGGTAATGAATCTGATGATGGTAGAGATGATCATGCTCATTTTGAAAGAGAG GTTGAAGCAACTTTTCTAAGGGCTATACATGAAAATGTAGAAGAAGACCATATAATAATAGAAGTTAACTCGCTGAG GCTGTCATACAATATGGCTTCTACTGATTGTGCTGGCGCTTTGTTCTATGCTATGATGAAGTATGCCGTGGACACTCCACATGATTCTGCAG GAGAACTACTTAAAATTACTAATGGTGTGATTGGAAAATGGGAAAAGCTTTTGAAGTACTATCTGCCAAGCTTAGATGAAGAG ATTGAGGTGATACTGAAATTTGAAGAAATGTGTTTAGAGTCTACAAAAGAATATGCAAATCTATTTTCCCAG ATTTTGCATCTTCTCTATGACAAAGACATTTTGCAAGAAGATGGTATACTACGCTGGGAATCGGAAAAGGAACAGGCAGATGAGTCGGATAAGGTTTTCGTGAAGAAGGCAGAGAAATTTTTACAG TGGCTCAAGGATGCATCGGAAGAAGAAGACTGA
- the LOC121768356 gene encoding translation initiation factor eIF-2B subunit epsilon-like isoform X2 has protein sequence MVAKKGSRGGTAGDDAGEELSRDPLQAILLADSFATLFRPITLERSKVLLPLVNAPMIEYTLVWLESAGVEEVFVFCCAHSKQVIEYLEKSNWLNQPNFSVSTIESYNAMSAGDALRLIYEKNVVHGDFVLVTGDTVSNMPLTQALKEHKERKKRDSNAVMTMVIKQSKPSPITHQSRLGTEELFMAIDPETKELLYYEDKADTSKGTLTLDRTMLLDRSSISFHNDKQDCYIDICSPEVLSLFTDNFDYQHLRRHFVKGLLVDDLMGYKIFTHEIHSSYAARVENYRSYDTISKDIIQRWTYPLVPDIQFLQNSLTKLERRGTYRASDVGLSRSAKMGPFTVIGSRTTIGKHSEVSNSVIGEDCVIGSNVSIDGCYIWNKVNIEDGCRLKHAIVCDGVTMKSGAVLEAGVVLSFKVIIGQNFVVPAYSKVSLLQQPVRQDSDEELEYADNSSGNIEITLPNTTDVLEEELRTEVSDLQIQAASEVGGAGFIWSFGEKGLEEEWRHSVAPISADRLLEIIKSATDELDTSNEESNILPPSGELGLDSGNESDDGRDDHAHFEREVEATFLRAIHENVEEDHIIIEVNSLRLSYNMASTDCAGALFYAMMKYAVDTPHDSAGELLKITNGVIGKWEKLLKYYLPSLDEEIEVILKFEEMCLESTKEYANLFSQILHLLYDKDILQEDGILRWESEKEQADESDKVFVKKAEKFLQWLKDASEEED, from the exons ATGGTGGCGAAGAAAGGGAGCAGGGGAGGAACGGCAGGCGATGATGCAGGTGAGGAACTGTCACGCGATCCCCTGCAGGCCATCCTCTTGGCCGATAGCTTCGCCACTCTCTTCCGCCCTATCACTCTCGAACGCTCTAAG GTACTGCTACCACTGGTGAATGCGCCTATGATTGAGTATACCTTGGTGTGGCTTGAATCGGCTGGAGTTGAGGAGGTTTTTGTGTTTTGCTGTGCTCATTCCAAGCAAGTGATTGAATATTTGGAAAAATCCAACTGGCTCAATCAGCCAAACTTTTCGGTTTCTACAATAGAGTCTTACAACGCCATGAGTGCTGGAGATGCTCTACGGTTGATATATGAGAAGAATGTG GTACATGGAGATTTTGTTCTTGTAACTGGGGATACTGTGAGCAACATGCCACTAACCCAGGCGCTTAAAGAACacaaagagagaaagaaaagagatAGCAATGCAGTAATGACTATGGTAATCAAACAGTCAAAGCCGTCTCCAATAACACATCAATCTCGTCTTGGAACAGAGGAGCTGTTTATGGCAATTGACCCTGAAACGAAAGAGCTCTTATATTATGAGGATAAGGCTGATACTTCAAAAGGGACTCTCACTCTGGACAGGACTATGTTGCTCGATCGTTCTTCTATATCTTTTCACAATGATAAGCAG GATTGCTATATTGACATATGTTCTCCAGAGGTTCTGAGTCTTTTCACTGACAATTTTGACTACCAGCATTTACGCCGTCATTTTGTCAAGGGGTTACTTGTTGATGAT CTTATGGGTTATAAAATTTTCACCCATGAAATTCATTCAAGTTATGCAGCAAGGGTGGAGAACTATAGGAGCTATGATACTATTAGTAAAGATATAATACAGAGGTGGACTTACCCCTTGGTTCCTGACATTCAGTTTCTTCAGAATAGTCTGACAAAACTTGAAAGACGTGGAACTTATCGTGCTTCAG ATGTAGGTCTCTCACGTTCTGCCAAAATGGGCCCCTTTACTGTTATTGGAAGTCGCACCACTATTGGAAAGCACTCAGAAGTTTCCAATTCTGTCATTGGTGAAGACTGTGTAATTGGATCAAATGTTTCAATTGATGGATGTTACATTTGGAATAAGGTGAACATTGAGGATGGCTGTAGATTAAAGCATGCAATAGTGTGTGATGGGGTGACCATGAAGTCTGGAGCGGTCCTTGAAGCTGGTGTCGTATTATCTTTCAAG GTCATAATTGGGCAAAATTTTGTTGTGCCTGCTTACTCTAAGGTTTCTCTACTCCAACAGCCTGTCAGACAAGACAGTGATGAAGAGCTGGAATATGCTGATAATAGTAGTGGGAACATAGAAATCACAT TACCTAATACTACTGATGTGTTGGAGGAGGAGTTGAGGACTGAGGTATCTGATTTGCAAATTCAGGCTGCATCTGAG GTTGGTGGGGCTGGTTTTATCTGGTCATTTGGTGAAAAAGGCCTTGAAGAAGAATGGAGGCATTCAGTGGCGCCGATTTCTGCAGATCGACTTCTTGAAATAATCAAATCTGCGACCGATGAACTGGATACATCAAACGAAGAAAGCAACATTCTTCCACCTTCAGGAGAATTGGGACTTGATTCTGGTAATGAATCTGATGATGGTAGAGATGATCATGCTCATTTTGAAAGAGAG GTTGAAGCAACTTTTCTAAGGGCTATACATGAAAATGTAGAAGAAGACCATATAATAATAGAAGTTAACTCGCTGAG GCTGTCATACAATATGGCTTCTACTGATTGTGCTGGCGCTTTGTTCTATGCTATGATGAAGTATGCCGTGGACACTCCACATGATTCTGCAG GAGAACTACTTAAAATTACTAATGGTGTGATTGGAAAATGGGAAAAGCTTTTGAAGTACTATCTGCCAAGCTTAGATGAAGAG ATTGAGGTGATACTGAAATTTGAAGAAATGTGTTTAGAGTCTACAAAAGAATATGCAAATCTATTTTCCCAG ATTTTGCATCTTCTCTATGACAAAGACATTTTGCAAGAAGATGGTATACTACGCTGGGAATCGGAAAAGGAACAGGCAGATGAGTCGGATAAGGTTTTCGTGAAGAAGGCAGAGAAATTTTTACAG TGGCTCAAGGATGCATCGGAAGAAGAAGACTGA